The genomic stretch TTCCTGGAGTGAGAATTGAATTTGAATATGAAATTTACAATGATGAAGGCGTTAAAATCACCGAAGCCTCTACTACCCTTTTCTTTTTAAGTGCCGAAACCAACAGAGTAATCAAATGTCCTGATTTTTTAATGAAATTAATTGAGGAAAACTGGAATGCTTAAATAAAATATTTAAATTCAAAATATCAAAATTATCAATTAACTAACAATTTAACATAATAATTGAATTATAACCAAATAAAAGCATTAAAATACAACTATTTTATTGAAAAATTTGTTTAATATGCGGTTTTTTATTATATTTAAATATGCGGTTTTTTTTAAATCACGTATTAATATAAAAAAAAGGAAGTTATGAGAACAAACATTTTAATCTTAGTTTTTATCACAATTTTTTATTGTGTATATGCACAAACAGGGAATGTCGGTATTAATACAGAAACTCCCTCTGCAACACTTGATATCAACGGAAATTTAAAAATCCGGGCAACACCTAATTCCGCCGTAGTAGACGGACACAAACTCTTGATGATTGACAATATATCTAAGGAAGTAAAAACTATTGATGCATCTGCGCTTGGGTCATCTACAAATAATTCGATCGCAAAAGCAGAAGCTGTAGGCAACGGCGCAGATTTAGGGTTGACATCAAATAATGGATACCAGAAAATAAATTTTCTCAATAGTCCTACATTTTCGGGATCTGCTTTTAACCTAACAAACGATGTATATACCGTTCCAGCTAATGGAATATATGCAGTAAAGTTCATCTATAAATATGGTGACGGGATACAAGCAGGTACTTTGGCCGTAAGCGGCTACCCCAGAATAGGCGTTTTCAACGGAGCCACAATGATAGAAGAGACCAAATTCAGTGTCGTAAATGCAGCTTCACTAAGCATTCTTTCGAGTACTGCCATGATCAGTTCTGTCTTTAGTTTTTCCGCAGGTGACGAGATCAGCTTTCATATGAATCCGGATAATACAAATATCGATTTGCTGAGCAATAACATTCACACTTCTGCTATTATTTATAAGATTTCAGATTGATTTTAAGAATTATCAATATGGTCAGGATTTTTATATTTTTAAAGTTTCTCGTTGTAATTAAGTATTTTTGATAACAAATCAAATCTATGACTTCCCCTTTACTTCTAATTTTCATATTAATCATTCTTGTCTCTTGGGTTTATTACAAACTTAATCGGAGAATTGAGATTTTAGAAAAACAGATTTCCGATTTATCAAAAAAAGAATCTCAGGAAAATGAGGAAATAAAGGAAATACAAAATGAGGAAGTTATCTTACCTACACAAGCAACCAGCTACAATTTCACATCTACTGCTACCTCTACAGATCGTAAGGAAACAGAACAAGAGATTCAAAAAGACTGGCTGGTTCCTTTTGATTTTATCAAAAACAATATCCTTACGATTATTGGCATCTTTACTTTGGTTTTAGGAATAGGTTATTTTGTGAAATACGCCATCGATAAAAACTGGATTGGTGAGAACTCAAGAATGGGAATTGGTTTTCTGGCAGGATTTATTCTTATCATTGCAGCTCATTTCATTAGAAAAAACTATACTATTTTCTCATCTATAATTATGGGTGGCGGACTTGCTGTGCTCTATTTTACGACCACGATTGCATTCAGAGAATATCATTTGTTTACGCAGAATACCGCATTTCTTATCACTTGCGCGATTACTTTGCTTTCCATATTTCTTTCGTACCGTTACAACAGTGAAACACTGATTGTTTTTTCATTGTTCGGTGGCTTTCTGGCTCCGTTAATGATCAGCACCGGGCAAAGCAATTACATTTTCCTTTTTACCTATCTATCTTTTTTAAATATAGGAATGCTGATTACTGTTTATCTTAAAAACTGGAAAAGTGTCGGCTGGATCGCTTTTATTTTTACAGCAATCTATCTCTATTTCTGGACTATTCAGAAAACTGATCTTACCACTATTATATTTTACATCGTTACGTATATTATATTTTATGCGTTTGCGCTTCAGAATTATTTTAAATCTAATACGCTTTCAAAGCTTGATATTTTGATGCTGGTTTTGATTAATTTTACGAGTATCATTGGTCTGGTTTATATATTTAATGTTTTAAGATATGACCCGTTAAGTATTTTCCCGCTCGCTTTTGCATTGATCAATGTATTTTTTGCTTTCAGAGAATATCAGAATAAGAAGTTTGAAAGAAATTATTCTGTTTTTGCAGGAATCGGCATCAGTCTTTTGACTTTGGCGGTGGCATTACAATTTAAAACCCACCTCATCACCAGTGTTTGGGCAATAGAAGCCTCACTTTTGTTGTACATATGGAAAAAGACCAATCACAGCATTTTCAAAGTATTTTTCTACCTGCTTTTTCCGCTGGTTATTTTATCGCAAATGATGACCTGGACGGAATATATTAATAATGAAAAACATTTAACCGTCGTTTTCAATCCTGTTTTTCTGACAAGTCTTGTTGTTATTGCAAGTTGCTTTTTCAATTTGATTTTACTTAAAAAAGAGTCGAAAGAAAAAAGTGATACCGAGTTTTTTGAAAACACTTTTAAAATTTTATGCTTTGGCGTTATATATCTTTCTATTCTGTTTGAATTGATTTACCAGCTTTCATCATTGCATCTTGTCATCATTCTTACATATAGCTTTTTGTACAGCATTGTTTTTACGTGTCTATTATTAAGCATAAAGAATCAATTAAGCATTTCAGAAAATTTAGAAAACCTATTGATTTATGGAGCATTACTCTTGTTTATAGCACATATTTCAAGTTCACAAATCGTAAATGCAGTATTATCAAAAGAAATTGATCTTAGTTTTTATTGGGTTCATTTAATATATTTGTTGCCGCTGCTGTATTTCATTATAAAGCTGATTCCAAAATCGCAGTTTTTGAAACAGAAAGCAAGCTACTGGATTGTATCATTTGTATGTATTCTTTCTGTAAGTTTTGAATTCTACAGAATTTATATTTTCTCAAATAATAGTAATTATAAAAATCTCTTTGAACACCAAGAACACTTCAGGGTTCTTTATCTTCCTATTATTTGGGCTGTTTTATCCTGCAGTTTTATTTTTGCAGGTCTTAAAAAGAATATTCCAGAGCTCAATAAAATAGGCTTTAGTTTACTTGGGATTACTATCCTCAAACTATATCTTTATGATGTCTGGCAAATGGATAATGTTTCAAGAATTATAGCGTTTATTATTTTAGGTATAATTTTATTGATGAGCTCTTTTATGTTTCAAAAATTTAAAAACATGCTAAAAAATCTTGTTGAAAAAGATGAAAACTCGGCCGATGAAGAGATTTAAAATTACTATAAAGACTATATTTATCAACATTTTACAATTATTTTAAAAATTCACTTGATATTTTACAAAAAGTAAGTATATTTATCACGTTTTTAACACTTATATTATTAACTATGAAAAAATTTCTATATTCTCTGTTGATCTTCGCTTCTGCAACATTATTTGCGCAGAAAAATACGACAGTAAAATTTGCCGTTGCAGGAGATATGGTGGGTACAACAACATTGTTTGAAAACCAAAAAGAATATGTACAAAGTACGCAGGCATATAAAGCTGCCAATTTACCTCAAAAACTGAAAAAATTTAGTTTTATAGCAGATCAGGGGCTTTCTGAGGTTAAGTTAAAAAACAATCTAGGTCCTTTAGACAATGCAAGCTTATCTCAATATAATGAGCAAAGCAACCTTCCTAAAGACACTCCTGTAATCATTGAAGGTTATGAATTCAAGGATACGAATATGAGAATTTATGCAGGAATTGTACAGCAGCTAGAAGTTAAAGACTACAATGGTGTAAAATCTGTATTTATTACAACTACAGCAAAATAAAAATCAAATTATATTTAAAAACGGATGTTCTTTCGAGCATCCGTTTTTTTGTGATTAATATTTGTTATTCCACTTTTTCTTTAGTTCGTCGTATATTTTCTTTTCGGTGGCATTATTTCCTGGTTCGTAGAATTTAGCATCTTTTATTTCTTGCGGCAAAAAATCCTGATCCACAAAATTGCCTTCAAAAGAATGAGCATATTTGTATTCTTTACCATAATCTAAATCTTTCATCAGCTTTGTCGGAGCATTTCGTAAATGCAAAGGCACAGGCAGATTCCCGGTTTTCTTTACAAACGCTAAAGCTTCATTAATCGCAGCATATGCCGAGTTGCTTTTTGGAGAAACTGCAAGATAAATAGCCGTTTCACTCAATAAAATTCTTGCTTCAGGATTCCCGATGACATTGATTGCCTGAAAACAATTGTTGGCAATAACCAAAGCATTCGGATTGGCCAGACCAATATCCTCGGAGGCGAGAATAAGCATTCTTCGCGCAATAAATTTAATATCTTCTCCACCAGCAATCATTCTTGCAAGCCAATAAACTGCACCATTAGGATCGCTTCCGCGCATCGATTTAATAAAAGCCGAAATAATATCATAATGCTGCTCTCCATTTTTATCATACAACGCCATCGTTTCCTGAAGAACCGACATAACATCATCATTGGAAATCTCTTTATTGTCTGAATTTTTAAACTGATTAAGTACCAACTCCACTGAATTGATCAGCTTTCTGCCATCACCACCTGAATACTGAATGAAAGCCTCCTTTTCTTTAATCTTAAAATCAGTTCTCTCATCTTTATTAAATCGTTCTGAAGCAATATCAATAAGCTCTTCCAGCTTTTCGTGACTTAAAGCTTTCAATATATAAACCTGACTTCTCGAAAGCAAAGCGGAAACCACCTCAAAACTAGGATTTTCTGTAGTTGCGCCAATAAGAACCACCCATCCTTTTTCTACAGCATGAAGAAGAGAATCCTGCTGAGATTTATTAAAACGGTGTATCTCATCAATAAATAGAATCGGAGATTTTCCTGAAAAAAGATTCTGTTTTTTGGCATCTTCTATCACATCCCGAACATCCTTAACCCCCGAAGAAACAGCCGAAAGTTTAAAAAATTTCCTTCCTGATTTTTCAGAAATAATTTCTGCCAAAGTCGTTTTTCCTGTTCCCGGTGGTCCCCAGAGAATAAGAGAATTTAAGGCATCATTTTCCAGCATCTTTCTGATTGTGCCTTTTTCACCGGTAAGATGCTCCTGCCCCAAAACTTCATCTAAGGTTTTCGGTCTTAATCTTTCTGCTAAAGGAGTATTGTGATTCAAGATTTATCTATTTGAATTTAAAATATTTGCGAAAGTAAACAGAAATGAAAAAACCGATTAAGTTATCCGAAGGATCATCTGTTTACCGTCTGAAACTTCAAACAAATTTAAACTAAATTTCAATTTTTTACCCTACTTTTGCAATGTTTTGAAACTTTCATTTAATAAAATCATTACTTCACCCTTGGTAATTCTCATTAAATTTTACCAATGGTTTATCTCGCCTTTACTTCCCAAGAATTGCCGATACGAGCCTACCTGTTCGCATTATATGGTAGAATCTCTGCAGGTACACGGCATTTTTAAAGGATTTTGGCTGGGTATAAAAAGAATTTCAAAATGTCATCCCTGGGGCGGAAGCGGCTATGATCCGGTTCCTCCAAAAAATTAAACTATTCAATAATAAACAAATAAAAATGAGTACTATTCTCTTTCGAACTTATCTTGTTGCATTTGCATTGATTTCGCAATGCTTTTTCTCACAATACTATAAAGATGGTTTATCAGACGGAACTTTAAAGGTCAATTCCCAAGATATTCCTGTGAAGATTTTTGCAACTTCAGAACCTTATGAGCTAGATTCTTTTGCGCAGGTTAATAAAAACCCAAGCACTTTGGTTATCCTCAACAAATCTAATGTTGAAAAATCACGTTTTATCAGCAGTTCGATGATTTTGGCTAATTATAAAAATGCAAAATATCAATTTTTCGATAAAGAATTTAAGCTGATAGAAAACGTTCCTGTAACTGCTGATAATATCGAAACGCTAAAATATGTGGTAAGAACTGAAAAACCTATTGCTTCAGCTGATACCGTATCTTTAGAAACATCATTTAAAATCTGGGATCCTACTTCAGGAATTGAATTGGGACCGATAACGCTTCATTTCTACAGTTTGATGTTCATTTTCGCATTTGGTCTTGGATATGTCTTAATGACCAAAATGTTTAATACGGATAATGTAAACCTTAAATATCTTGAACCTCTTTTTACATGGACTTTAATCGGGACAATTTTGGGAGCAAGAATGGGACACGTTATTTTTTATCAGCCTGAACTATTCAAAGAAGATTTTTGGAGTGTATTTTTACCAATCAGTACAAAAAATGGTTTAAAATTCACAGGATTTTCAGGACTGGCAAGTCACGGAGCTACAATTGCATTAATTTTCACAACGCTTTATTATTCATTTAAAATCATCAAGAAAAATCCGTTTTGGGTATATGACAGACTTGGAATCGTGGTTGCAATTGGAGGCGCATTTGTGAGAATGGGTAACTTTTTCAATTCTGAAATCGTTGGTAAACCAGTTGATCCTAATTCTCCTTTTGCCTTACTTTTCCCACAACAAAGCAGTGAATACGGAATTACCGTTCCGCGTTACCCGACGCAGTTATTTGAAGCAATCGGTTATGTCTTATTATTTATTTTACTTTGGGTTTTATACAAGAAAACTGATAAAAAGTATCAGCAAGGTTGGCTATTTGGTTTATTCTTCATTATCCTTTGGGCGATCAGATTCTTTGTAGAATTCCTGAAAGAGCCTCAAGGCGATGAGTTTATTTCTTTTGCAGGATTAAATACAGGGCAGATTTTATCAATCCCATTCATGATTGCAGGATTTGTAATAATGATTTATTCTAAAAAATTCAAAATTACAGAAGCTGAAAATGCTAAACCTGAATAATTTTTATATCAAATAAAAAATATGAAAGTCACAACTGAGTTGTGGCTTTTTTGTTTAAGTCGAGAAAGACGTTTCCGAGTTCATTAATTACATCGGTCGGCTGCATTGCTTCTTTTGAATACTTTTCGGCAGCAAAATCAGCAGCTTTTCCGTGAAGCCAGACTCCTAAAACGGCAGCTTCTTCTTCAGAATATTTTTGTGCTAAAAGTGAAGTGATAATTCCGGTCAAGATATCTCCGCTTCCCCCTTTTGCCAAGCCTGAATTTCCTGTGATATTGTAGAAAACATTTCCCGATGGTGTTATAACTTGCGTGTGATGATCTTTTAAAACTATATAAATTCCCAAGTCTTTTGCTTTTGTTTTGGCTAAATCTAATCTGTCAAATGAGTTTTCCGTTTTACCGAAAAGCCTCTCAAATTCTTTCGGATGCGGCGTAATAATTGATTTTTTGGGGATCAATTTCATGTAATTATTGTCTTTAGAAATAATATTTAACGCATCAGCATCCAAAATTAAAGGAGATTGATGATTTTCAAGAAATTTCACCAATGCTTTTTCCGTTTCTTTTTCCGTTCCGAGACCGGGGCCAATTCCGTAGACCGTATTTTCCTGTTCTTCAATCTGATTAATATTTTTTTCGCCACCATTCATAAACATTGCTTCAGGAGCATTTGTCTGTAGTATTTCGTAACCACAATTGGGAGCGAGGACAAACGTCAGACCTGAACCCGCTTTTAAAGCAGATTTCGTAGCTAACATTATCGCTCCTATTTTCCCGTAACTTCCGCCTACAATAATTGATTTACCATAAGTGCCTTTATGGGCAAAATCTTGTCTGATTTTAAAAATATTCTTAATGACTTCATCATCAATTACAAAATCATTACTTGAAGTATTTTCAATAAATTCCTGAGATAAATTGATATCTAAAACAACCACTTTTCCTGTAAAACTTCCGGTTTCCGGATGAAGGAAAGCCCTCTTCCAAAACTGGAAAGTCAACGTGTAATCTGCTTTGAAGATCGTTGCATTTTCATTATTGATTTGATCGGCAAACATCCCTGACGGAATATCAATTGATATTTTGGGATTAACTTTTGAATTTAAAATTTCAATCACTTTTTTGAAAATCCCTTCCGGGTTTCTTGATAATCCGGTTCCGAAAAGAGCATCGATGATAATTGTTTTCTCATCAAAATTGTATCTTTCGATCTCATGAAAATCTTTCAGCGAAATTCCTGAAATATCTTTTAATTTTTTATAATTTACTAAAGCATCATCAGAAAACTTGAGATGATCCTTATTAATAAAAACGTCTATATCAAAACCTTTCAGATACAGCATTCTTGCAATGGCAAAACCGTCACCGCCATTATTTCCGTTTCCGCAAAATACAGCAAACTTTGTATGATTTTTACAGTTTGAATAAATCCACTCAGCACAATTCAGAGCAGCTCTTTCCATCAACTGAACAGATGAAACCGGCTCATTCTTAATCGTATATTGATCAGCCAATCTGATATTTTCAACAGTAAAAACTTTCATATGGATCTATTTTTCTAAGTGTAATTATATATTATGATGATTAAAGCAAAAAAAATACCCAAAAAATATTTAAAATTTATTATATTTAAATGATACTTTTGTGTAAAACAACTAAAAATATAAATTATGGGATTTGTTAAAGAATTTAAAGATTTTGCATTCAAAGGGAATGTTGTAGATCTTGCTGTCGGTGTTATTATCGGAGCAGCTTTCAGTGCGATTGTAAAATCATTTGTAGACGATATTATTACACCATTGCTTCTAAACCCTGCTTTAGAAAAAGCGAATGTAAAAAATATAGCTGAACTTTCCTGGAACGGTGTGAAATATGGTAATTTTCTATCTTCTGTAATTAGTTTCCTAATTGTAGCTTTTGTTTTATTTCTTCTTATTAAAGTAATCAGCAGGCTCAACAGAAAAGAAGAAGTACCTGCAGCTCCTGCAGGACCAACTGAAGACCAAAAATTATTAATGGAAATCAGAGATTTGTTAAAAACAAAAAATAATATATAAAATAAAAAATGCCGCAAAATCTTTGCGGCATTTTTGTTTATTCTTAAAGATTCAAAATTAATGAATCTGCAAAATACTTGAGATCTGTTCTGCTAAAGACAGCCCGATTCTATCCTGAGCTTCTAAAGTAGAAGCACCTGTATGTGGTGTTACCGAAATTTTAGAATGTGTAATAATTTCTTTTGAAGGAGTCGGCTCATTAATGAAAACATCAAGGCCTGCAAACCTTACTTTCCCTGAATCTAACGCTTCAATTAATGCAGTTTCATCGATTACACCACCTCTTGAGCAATTAACGATGGCAACACCGTCTTTCATCATTTCAAACTCAGATTTACCAATCATGTAGCCCTCTTTCTGAGCCGGAACGTGAAGCGTAATAAAATCTGAATGTTTTAAAACCTGTTCCAAAGGTTCAGTTTCAATATCAACATTGATGAACTGATTGTTGTAGAAAGTTACCTTAATACTCGCCTTTCCTACCATATTATCAGCAGCGATCACTCTCATTCCCAAACCTAAAGCGATTTTGGCAACTTCCTGACCGATTCTTCCCATTCCTACAATTCCGATGGTTTTTCCTTTTAATTCAATCCCTGCAGCGTAAGCTTTTTTAAGCGATGCAAATTCAGTATCACCAACCAGAGGCATTTTTCTGTTTGAATCCTGCAAAAATCTTGCTCCTGAAAACAAATGTGCAAAAACCAATTCAGCAACCGATTCTGAGGAAGCAGAAGGCGTATTGATCACATGAATTCCTTTTTCTCTTGCATAATCTACATCAATATTATCCATCCCAACTCCACCTCTTCCGATGATTTCCAGTGACGGACAATTATCAATAATATCTTTTCTTACCTGCGTCGCACTTCTTACCAGAACAGTACGGATCTTGTGCTCGTTGATGTAATCTAAAAGAAGCTCCTGAGGAACTTTTGTTGTAATTACTTCAAAGCCTTTCTCGGTTAGTGCATCAACTCCTGATTGATCTAAACCGTCGTTTGCTAAAACTTTCATACCTAATAATCTATTTAAAAATGTAAAAAGATTTAAAAATTAAAAGAATTTCTGGTTTTTAACCTTTCGTTTAATCTTTAAATCCTTTCTATGATTTAATCTTCTTTAAAAACTTCTATTGTAACCTGCTTTTCTACCAAATCAGTAAATTTGCCTTTGTATCTTGTAGCTCTTACGAGGTGATTATC from Chryseobacterium indoltheticum encodes the following:
- a CDS encoding DUF2339 domain-containing protein produces the protein MTSPLLLIFILIILVSWVYYKLNRRIEILEKQISDLSKKESQENEEIKEIQNEEVILPTQATSYNFTSTATSTDRKETEQEIQKDWLVPFDFIKNNILTIIGIFTLVLGIGYFVKYAIDKNWIGENSRMGIGFLAGFILIIAAHFIRKNYTIFSSIIMGGGLAVLYFTTTIAFREYHLFTQNTAFLITCAITLLSIFLSYRYNSETLIVFSLFGGFLAPLMISTGQSNYIFLFTYLSFLNIGMLITVYLKNWKSVGWIAFIFTAIYLYFWTIQKTDLTTIIFYIVTYIIFYAFALQNYFKSNTLSKLDILMLVLINFTSIIGLVYIFNVLRYDPLSIFPLAFALINVFFAFREYQNKKFERNYSVFAGIGISLLTLAVALQFKTHLITSVWAIEASLLLYIWKKTNHSIFKVFFYLLFPLVILSQMMTWTEYINNEKHLTVVFNPVFLTSLVVIASCFFNLILLKKESKEKSDTEFFENTFKILCFGVIYLSILFELIYQLSSLHLVIILTYSFLYSIVFTCLLLSIKNQLSISENLENLLIYGALLLFIAHISSSQIVNAVLSKEIDLSFYWVHLIYLLPLLYFIIKLIPKSQFLKQKASYWIVSFVCILSVSFEFYRIYIFSNNSNYKNLFEHQEHFRVLYLPIIWAVLSCSFIFAGLKKNIPELNKIGFSLLGITILKLYLYDVWQMDNVSRIIAFIILGIILLMSSFMFQKFKNMLKNLVEKDENSADEEI
- a CDS encoding replication-associated recombination protein A, with the translated sequence MNHNTPLAERLRPKTLDEVLGQEHLTGEKGTIRKMLENDALNSLILWGPPGTGKTTLAEIISEKSGRKFFKLSAVSSGVKDVRDVIEDAKKQNLFSGKSPILFIDEIHRFNKSQQDSLLHAVEKGWVVLIGATTENPSFEVVSALLSRSQVYILKALSHEKLEELIDIASERFNKDERTDFKIKEKEAFIQYSGGDGRKLINSVELVLNQFKNSDNKEISNDDVMSVLQETMALYDKNGEQHYDIISAFIKSMRGSDPNGAVYWLARMIAGGEDIKFIARRMLILASEDIGLANPNALVIANNCFQAINVIGNPEARILLSETAIYLAVSPKSNSAYAAINEALAFVKKTGNLPVPLHLRNAPTKLMKDLDYGKEYKYAHSFEGNFVDQDFLPQEIKDAKFYEPGNNATEKKIYDELKKKWNNKY
- the yidD gene encoding membrane protein insertion efficiency factor YidD, whose product is MKLSFNKIITSPLVILIKFYQWFISPLLPKNCRYEPTCSHYMVESLQVHGIFKGFWLGIKRISKCHPWGGSGYDPVPPKN
- the lgt gene encoding prolipoprotein diacylglyceryl transferase translates to MWDPTSGIELGPITLHFYSLMFIFAFGLGYVLMTKMFNTDNVNLKYLEPLFTWTLIGTILGARMGHVIFYQPELFKEDFWSVFLPISTKNGLKFTGFSGLASHGATIALIFTTLYYSFKIIKKNPFWVYDRLGIVVAIGGAFVRMGNFFNSEIVGKPVDPNSPFALLFPQQSSEYGITVPRYPTQLFEAIGYVLLFILLWVLYKKTDKKYQQGWLFGLFFIILWAIRFFVEFLKEPQGDEFISFAGLNTGQILSIPFMIAGFVIMIYSKKFKITEAENAKPE
- a CDS encoding bifunctional ADP-dependent NAD(P)H-hydrate dehydratase/NAD(P)H-hydrate epimerase; the encoded protein is MKVFTVENIRLADQYTIKNEPVSSVQLMERAALNCAEWIYSNCKNHTKFAVFCGNGNNGGDGFAIARMLYLKGFDIDVFINKDHLKFSDDALVNYKKLKDISGISLKDFHEIERYNFDEKTIIIDALFGTGLSRNPEGIFKKVIEILNSKVNPKISIDIPSGMFADQINNENATIFKADYTLTFQFWKRAFLHPETGSFTGKVVVLDINLSQEFIENTSSNDFVIDDEVIKNIFKIRQDFAHKGTYGKSIIVGGSYGKIGAIMLATKSALKAGSGLTFVLAPNCGYEILQTNAPEAMFMNGGEKNINQIEEQENTVYGIGPGLGTEKETEKALVKFLENHQSPLILDADALNIISKDNNYMKLIPKKSIITPHPKEFERLFGKTENSFDRLDLAKTKAKDLGIYIVLKDHHTQVITPSGNVFYNITGNSGLAKGGSGDILTGIITSLLAQKYSEEEAAVLGVWLHGKAADFAAEKYSKEAMQPTDVINELGNVFLDLNKKATTQL
- the mscL gene encoding large conductance mechanosensitive channel protein MscL, with protein sequence MGFVKEFKDFAFKGNVVDLAVGVIIGAAFSAIVKSFVDDIITPLLLNPALEKANVKNIAELSWNGVKYGNFLSSVISFLIVAFVLFLLIKVISRLNRKEEVPAAPAGPTEDQKLLMEIRDLLKTKNNI
- a CDS encoding D-2-hydroxyacid dehydrogenase, yielding MKVLANDGLDQSGVDALTEKGFEVITTKVPQELLLDYINEHKIRTVLVRSATQVRKDIIDNCPSLEIIGRGGVGMDNIDVDYAREKGIHVINTPSASSESVAELVFAHLFSGARFLQDSNRKMPLVGDTEFASLKKAYAAGIELKGKTIGIVGMGRIGQEVAKIALGLGMRVIAADNMVGKASIKVTFYNNQFINVDIETEPLEQVLKHSDFITLHVPAQKEGYMIGKSEFEMMKDGVAIVNCSRGGVIDETALIEALDSGKVRFAGLDVFINEPTPSKEIITHSKISVTPHTGASTLEAQDRIGLSLAEQISSILQIH